The proteins below are encoded in one region of Candidatus Amarolinea dominans:
- a CDS encoding serine carboxypeptidase → MTKQILSLHLGPVGDTTQEVKLLGQTLSVRRIGADGNQERVADLIREFDGKVDAIALEGMSAKLSLGSASVTHAVGDQLRKSATQTPVLDGNGIRGALERWAVRLVSEAQPGLFSQKNVLMVPGLNHRGLAAALEEKAVEVNYADSIIYFRLPTPLGSYVGLDRGAGPVLAQLKDEPFRRLFPLAGTPGVARTAAPFEHADVLAGDMGAIRRYAPAELKRKIIVVESASDEDIADLRGRGAEMVITTMPWENNDLARLPSPVIEAIFVALRPDPAAPLNEDTYLNLMADLVWTPKILRLKEESAQVNRFAFVIHPLSTRYIYKDKRLRYLRFLPEKLVEHYVAEISPMYLSRITGAVSPATGQRVEGILLTLGATPRELMRRDPSFTYRRLIKAARMSERMGARIMGLGAFTSVVGDAGITVAQKVDIAITSGNSLTVAATLETGKQAVIKMGATDLSQGKAMIVGATGSIGAVCARLLAQAIYNVVLVAPRPERLIALKRQIEAETPQAVVTIATRADEYLGDVDLIVTTTTALKTRIIDITRCKPGAVICDVARPPDISEEEAALRPDVLVIESGEILIPGDVDFGFDIGLPPKTAYACLAETTLLAMEGIFEDYTLGREIEMDRVKEIYRLFKKHGFQLAGMRSFDQYVTDDEIARKRAIADELRRDPARLQRLVADARHSREAVSVADAVKPKGFPASLSPQTVGAAAGALVALVGGLFFSRRKTGR, encoded by the coding sequence ATGACGAAACAAATACTCAGCCTGCACCTCGGCCCGGTTGGCGATACGACTCAGGAGGTCAAGCTCCTGGGTCAGACGCTTTCCGTGCGCCGCATCGGCGCCGACGGCAACCAGGAGCGCGTGGCCGACCTCATCCGTGAATTCGATGGCAAGGTGGACGCCATCGCCCTGGAAGGCATGTCCGCCAAGTTGAGCCTCGGTTCCGCCTCCGTCACCCATGCCGTGGGCGATCAGTTGCGCAAGTCAGCCACGCAGACGCCCGTGCTGGATGGCAACGGTATTCGGGGCGCGCTGGAACGCTGGGCGGTGCGCCTGGTGAGCGAGGCACAGCCCGGCCTTTTCAGCCAGAAGAATGTCCTCATGGTTCCCGGACTCAATCACCGCGGCCTGGCTGCCGCGCTGGAGGAGAAGGCTGTCGAGGTCAACTATGCCGATTCGATCATCTACTTCCGTTTGCCGACGCCGCTGGGCAGCTATGTGGGGCTTGATCGCGGCGCCGGGCCGGTGCTGGCGCAGTTGAAGGATGAGCCGTTCCGCCGCCTCTTCCCGCTAGCCGGCACGCCCGGTGTGGCGCGGACCGCGGCGCCCTTCGAGCACGCCGATGTGCTGGCCGGCGACATGGGCGCCATTCGCCGCTATGCACCCGCCGAACTGAAACGCAAGATCATCGTGGTGGAAAGCGCCAGCGATGAGGATATCGCCGACCTGCGCGGCCGCGGCGCTGAGATGGTGATTACCACCATGCCGTGGGAGAACAACGACCTGGCGCGCCTGCCCTCCCCGGTCATCGAGGCCATTTTTGTGGCGCTGCGTCCAGATCCTGCCGCGCCGCTGAACGAAGATACCTATCTCAACTTGATGGCCGACCTGGTGTGGACGCCCAAAATTTTGCGCCTCAAGGAGGAAAGCGCCCAAGTCAACCGCTTTGCCTTTGTGATCCATCCGCTCAGCACGCGCTACATCTATAAGGACAAACGCCTGCGCTATCTGCGCTTCCTGCCTGAAAAGCTGGTCGAGCATTACGTTGCCGAGATTTCGCCCATGTATCTTTCGCGCATCACCGGCGCGGTCTCTCCGGCCACCGGCCAGCGCGTCGAAGGCATTCTCCTGACCCTGGGCGCCACCCCGCGCGAGCTGATGCGCCGCGATCCCAGCTTCACTTACCGCCGCCTGATCAAGGCCGCGCGCATGTCCGAGCGCATGGGCGCGCGCATCATGGGCCTGGGCGCGTTCACCTCGGTGGTGGGCGATGCCGGCATCACCGTCGCGCAGAAGGTTGACATTGCCATCACCTCTGGCAACTCTCTCACCGTCGCGGCCACCCTGGAAACCGGCAAGCAGGCGGTCATCAAGATGGGCGCGACCGATTTGAGCCAGGGTAAGGCCATGATCGTGGGCGCGACCGGTTCCATCGGCGCCGTCTGCGCCCGCTTGCTGGCCCAGGCCATCTACAACGTCGTGCTGGTGGCCCCGCGGCCAGAGCGCCTGATCGCACTCAAGCGTCAGATCGAAGCCGAAACGCCCCAGGCCGTGGTGACGATCGCGACGCGTGCAGATGAGTACCTGGGCGATGTGGACCTGATTGTGACGACAACCACCGCGCTCAAGACCCGTATCATTGACATCACCCGCTGCAAGCCGGGCGCGGTCATTTGTGACGTGGCACGGCCGCCGGACATCTCCGAGGAAGAGGCCGCGTTGCGCCCTGACGTCCTGGTGATCGAATCAGGCGAGATTCTGATTCCCGGCGATGTTGATTTTGGCTTCGACATTGGCCTGCCGCCCAAGACCGCCTACGCCTGTCTGGCTGAAACGACCCTCCTCGCGATGGAAGGCATTTTCGAGGACTACACCCTGGGGCGCGAGATCGAAATGGATCGGGTCAAAGAGATCTATCGCCTCTTCAAGAAGCACGGCTTCCAACTGGCCGGCATGCGCTCGTTCGATCAGTATGTCACCGATGACGAAATTGCCCGCAAGCGCGCCATTGCCGACGAACTGCGCCGTGATCCGGCGCGCCTGCAGCGCCTGGTGGCCGATGCCCGCCATTCGCGCGAGGCCGTGAGCGTGGCCGACGCGGTCAAGCCAAAAGGCTTCCCCGCCAGTCTGTCGCCCCAAACAGTGGGCGCCGCGGCCGGCGCGCTGGTGGCCCTTGTGGGCGGTCTTTTCTTCAGCCGGCGCAAGACAGGGCGCTAG
- the trxA gene encoding thioredoxin, giving the protein MSFFRRILGSDKAPRDPILDDPNRPLPLHVTDSDFKSVVLQADLPVIVDFWAEWCGPCHYIAPSVERLAAEFSGKAVIAKLDVDNDPVTPSTYGIMGIPTLIYFKGGVEVDRVVGVKSYQELTARLLPLPLLPVPEPA; this is encoded by the coding sequence ATGAGTTTTTTCAGGCGAATTCTGGGCAGTGACAAAGCGCCCCGTGACCCGATTTTGGATGATCCCAACCGGCCGCTGCCGCTGCATGTGACTGACAGTGACTTCAAGTCGGTCGTGCTGCAGGCTGACCTGCCGGTGATCGTTGACTTCTGGGCCGAGTGGTGCGGGCCATGCCATTACATTGCACCCTCCGTGGAGCGGTTGGCGGCCGAGTTCTCCGGCAAGGCCGTCATCGCCAAGCTCGACGTGGATAATGACCCCGTCACGCCCAGCACCTACGGCATCATGGGTATTCCAACGTTGATCTACTTCAAGGGCGGCGTCGAGGTGGACCGTGTCGTGGGCGTCAAATCTTATCAAGAGCTGACCGCCCGCCTGCTTCCCCTTCCCCTGCTACCCGTGCCTGAACCGGCGTAA